Proteins encoded in a region of the Limnothrix sp. FACHB-406 genome:
- a CDS encoding RNA methyltransferase: MSLTIVLVEPAGPLNVGSVARVMKNFGLRRLVLVNPQCDRLGREALQMAIHARDLLEEAIEVASLPEALAGCDRVGATIGRDWDSPVPVREPAAALPWLRAGRSAALVFGREDRGLTNDELKYAQQLIRIPTSDDYPSMNLAQAVAVCAYEWARPTPETSPGPEVALHPQVAPGPIALAPFEQVEHFHQDLADLLLRSGFLYPHTASSRMEKLRRILQRANPSQNDVALLWGAIKQLNWAIDHLPRPNSGQ, translated from the coding sequence ATGTCTTTAACGATCGTGCTGGTGGAACCGGCCGGGCCGCTGAATGTGGGTTCCGTCGCGCGGGTGATGAAGAATTTTGGGTTGCGGCGGCTGGTATTGGTGAATCCCCAATGCGATCGATTGGGGCGCGAAGCCCTGCAAATGGCCATCCACGCACGGGATTTGCTGGAGGAAGCAATCGAGGTGGCCAGCTTGCCCGAGGCCCTGGCCGGGTGCGATCGGGTTGGAGCCACGATCGGGCGAGATTGGGATTCTCCTGTGCCGGTGCGGGAACCAGCGGCGGCCTTGCCTTGGTTGCGGGCCGGGCGATCGGCGGCGTTGGTCTTTGGGCGGGAAGATCGGGGCTTGACCAACGACGAGCTGAAATATGCCCAACAACTCATCCGCATTCCCACCAGCGATGACTATCCCTCCATGAACTTGGCCCAAGCGGTGGCGGTTTGTGCCTATGAGTGGGCCCGCCCAACCCCAGAAACCAGCCCTGGCCCCGAGGTTGCTCTTCACCCCCAAGTGGCCCCCGGGCCGATCGCCCTGGCCCCCTTTGAGCAAGTGGAGCATTTCCATCAAGATTTGGCAGATTTGTTGTTGCGATCGGGCTTCTTATATCCCCACACGGCCAGCAGTCGCATGGAAAAATTGCGGCGAATCTTGCAGCGGGCAAATCCTTCCCAAAATGATGTGGCGCTGTTGTGGGGAGCCATTAAGCAACTGAATTGGGCGATCGACCATTTGCCGCGCCCCAACTCTGGCCAGTAA